In one window of Gemmatimonadota bacterium DNA:
- a CDS encoding acyl carrier protein, with translation MTDAQVLADVRQFIVENFLYMRPEIVLADDDRLLERRLIDSMGIMEVIGFLDERFGVQVPEGDIREANLGSLRAIADYVLRRQHGDRAA, from the coding sequence ATGACCGACGCACAAGTCCTCGCCGATGTCCGACAGTTCATCGTGGAGAACTTTCTTTACATGCGCCCGGAGATCGTGCTGGCCGACGACGACCGGCTCCTCGAGCGGCGCCTGATCGACTCCATGGGCATCATGGAGGTCATCGGGTTCCTCGACGAGCGCTTCGGCGTGCAGGTGCCCGAGGGGGACATCCGGGAGGCCAACCTGGGCAGCCTGCGCGCGATCGCGGACTACGTGCTGCGGCGGCAGCATGGAGACCGGGCGGCGTGA
- a CDS encoding acyltransferase, giving the protein MSPSQFGAHPAGVAPSHALEVSLALLKGRWYKFWYRLRGLRFTAGRNFRVFGTLVLSGPGEVIMGDNISLMGRVTPWTHGREARITIGDGTMMDGVRLGCAQAISIGRDCIIAECRITDTDFHSTHVNRRTDPTAPIRTAPVIVEDNVWISLEVGLLPGAWIGRNSAVGYGSVCVRRYPENVILFGNPAKVVAPVPGTEPPTDGPTLLDSKER; this is encoded by the coding sequence GTGAGCCCGTCGCAGTTCGGCGCCCATCCTGCCGGGGTAGCACCCAGCCATGCGCTGGAGGTCTCGCTGGCGCTGCTCAAGGGTCGCTGGTACAAGTTCTGGTACCGGCTCCGCGGCCTGCGGTTCACCGCCGGGCGCAATTTCCGGGTCTTCGGCACCCTGGTGCTGAGCGGGCCCGGGGAGGTGATCATGGGCGACAACATTTCGCTCATGGGTCGGGTGACGCCCTGGACCCACGGCCGCGAGGCCCGGATCACCATCGGTGATGGCACCATGATGGACGGGGTCCGCCTCGGCTGCGCCCAGGCCATTTCCATCGGCCGGGATTGCATCATCGCCGAATGCCGGATCACTGACACCGATTTTCACAGCACGCACGTGAATCGCCGGACTGACCCGACGGCCCCGATCCGGACGGCCCCGGTCATCGTCGAGGACAACGTATGGATCTCGCTCGAGGTCGGGCTGCTGCCCGGCGCCTGGATCGGCCGGAACTCGGCCGTGGGCTACGGCTCGGTGTGCGTCCGCCGGTATCCCGAGAACGTGATCCTCTTCGGGAACCCGGCCAAGGTGGTGGCGCCGGTCCCCGGCACCGAACCGCCGACCGACGGCCCGACTCTCCTCGACTCCAAGGAACGCTGA
- the asnB gene encoding asparagine synthase (glutamine-hydrolyzing), with translation MCGLAGILLGQPRGVPREQLVRMGSAIRHRGPDGFGLYLGRRVGLAHVRLSIIDLAGGAQPLTNEVGDVIVAYNGEIYNYRALRAELLALGHRFRTASDTEVLVHAWESWGPAMLPRLEGQFAFALYDRRTERLVLARDRFGVRPLFYAQHRGDLYFGSEVKALFASGALPREADPVGVDQALLLWGPRAPRTPFRGVRQVEPGSWLEWHAGSLTGGRYWQPDFPEAAAAPADAVEQLDALLRASVRDRLVADVPVGAYLSGGLDSSVICRLANEAAHGGLRTFSIAFEDPRFDERPHQELVARALGTRHTALTIGNRAIAEAFPAAVWHAETPLMRTAPVPLYHLARLTREHGITVVLTGEGADELFLGYDLFKETLVRRFCLRQPGSSVRPRLFERLYGYLGGAAGGEFWRQAFLEAGPIDDPLFSHLPRFAASGAVRAFYSPAFRAAVESADPLVELRATLPAGFTGWSAMNRAAWLELETLLAGYLLAAQGDRMSLAFGVEGRYPFLDHRLFAFAAALPESAKLRGLRDKRLLRAWARTMLPAAAAERPKQPYRSPDAQAFFAPGAPGWIDEALSPEALATVGLFAPAAVAGLVRRGRAGRITGAREGQALVGIISTQLWHQAFLRDAEIGVVLAVPDTVLDESRLVGQGAA, from the coding sequence ATGTGCGGACTGGCGGGGATCCTGCTCGGCCAGCCCCGGGGCGTGCCCCGGGAGCAGCTGGTGCGCATGGGCAGCGCCATCCGCCACCGGGGACCGGACGGCTTCGGGCTCTACCTCGGCCGCCGGGTCGGGCTGGCCCACGTGCGGCTCAGCATCATCGATCTCGCGGGCGGCGCCCAGCCGCTCACCAACGAGGTCGGCGACGTGATCGTCGCCTACAACGGGGAGATCTACAACTACCGGGCGCTGCGCGCGGAGCTGCTGGCCCTGGGTCACCGCTTCCGCACCGCGAGCGATACCGAGGTGCTGGTGCACGCGTGGGAAAGCTGGGGCCCCGCGATGCTCCCGCGCCTGGAGGGGCAGTTCGCCTTCGCGCTCTATGACCGGCGGACCGAGCGGCTGGTGCTGGCACGGGACCGGTTCGGGGTGCGCCCGCTGTTCTATGCCCAGCACCGTGGCGACCTGTACTTCGGGTCGGAAGTGAAGGCACTCTTCGCGAGCGGCGCCCTGCCCCGCGAGGCGGACCCCGTCGGCGTGGACCAGGCGCTGCTCCTGTGGGGCCCCCGGGCGCCCCGGACACCATTCCGCGGGGTGCGTCAGGTGGAGCCGGGGAGCTGGCTCGAGTGGCACGCCGGGTCGCTCACCGGGGGCCGCTACTGGCAGCCGGACTTCCCGGAAGCGGCCGCGGCCCCCGCTGACGCCGTGGAGCAGCTGGATGCGCTGCTCCGGGCCAGCGTCCGCGACCGCCTGGTGGCCGACGTGCCGGTGGGTGCCTACCTGAGCGGCGGGCTCGACTCGAGCGTCATCTGCCGCCTGGCCAATGAAGCGGCCCATGGCGGCCTGCGCACCTTCTCGATTGCGTTCGAGGACCCCCGCTTCGATGAGCGGCCGCACCAGGAGCTGGTGGCCCGGGCGCTTGGCACCCGGCACACGGCGCTGACCATCGGGAACCGCGCGATCGCCGAGGCGTTCCCCGCCGCGGTCTGGCATGCCGAGACGCCACTCATGCGGACCGCGCCGGTCCCGCTCTATCACCTGGCGCGGCTTACCCGCGAGCACGGCATCACAGTGGTGCTCACCGGCGAAGGCGCCGACGAGCTGTTCCTCGGCTACGACCTGTTCAAGGAAACGCTGGTCCGCCGCTTCTGCCTGCGGCAGCCCGGATCGAGTGTCCGGCCGCGCCTGTTCGAGCGGCTCTATGGCTACCTCGGCGGGGCCGCCGGGGGAGAGTTCTGGCGTCAGGCGTTCCTGGAGGCCGGACCGATCGACGACCCGCTGTTCTCGCACCTGCCGCGCTTCGCCGCCAGCGGCGCGGTCCGCGCCTTCTATTCCCCGGCATTCCGGGCGGCGGTCGAGTCCGCGGACCCGCTCGTGGAGCTGCGGGCCACGCTCCCCGCGGGTTTCACCGGGTGGTCGGCGATGAACCGGGCCGCGTGGCTGGAGCTGGAGACGCTGCTCGCCGGCTACCTGCTCGCGGCCCAGGGCGACCGCATGAGCCTCGCCTTCGGCGTCGAGGGCAGGTACCCGTTCCTGGACCACCGGCTCTTTGCGTTCGCGGCGGCGCTGCCGGAATCGGCCAAGCTTCGCGGGCTGCGGGACAAGCGGTTGCTGCGGGCCTGGGCCCGCACGATGCTGCCGGCGGCCGCGGCGGAACGGCCGAAGCAGCCGTACCGGTCCCCGGACGCGCAGGCCTTCTTTGCGCCGGGCGCGCCCGGCTGGATCGACGAGGCCCTGAGCCCCGAGGCGCTGGCCACCGTGGGGCTCTTTGCCCCCGCGGCGGTGGCCGGGCTGGTGCGTCGGGGCCGCGCCGGGCGCATCACCGGCGCCCGGGAGGGCCAGGCCCTGGTGGGCATCATCTCCACCCAGTTGTGGCACCAGGCGTTCCTGCGCGATGCCGAGATCGGCGTCGTGCTCGCGGTTCCCGATACGGTCCTTGATGAGTCGCGCCTGGTCGGACAGGGCGCCGCCTGA